A stretch of the Vibrio sp. SS-MA-C1-2 genome encodes the following:
- a CDS encoding cation:dicarboxylate symporter family transporter: MSMAFIMLSLLFFAFYFMLSKFKKQKKSFNYRVLSALVGGLLFGGAIQLVFGYGNESLAGFSELITVFGKGYIKLLQMIVIPLVFVAMISSIMNVDGNGALSKIAPKVIGVLLFTVAISAIIGVASIYLFGIDANTLVNSIGSSDAVAARGQSIMSAQSSLADKGLSGLALSIIPSNIFDMLTGSQRTSTLSTVLFGMFLGYCVLQVKKRKPEKIQSFIDFINAAKEVVLSMVREILKLTPYGVFALMTKFMMTNNLFALAEMGRFLVASYAAITAMYLVHLVMVSMFGLSPKQFMKKTWPVLVFGFGSRSSMAAIPLNVDTQTKTMGVDEETANMSATFGTSIGQNGCAGIYPAMLAIMAAQVMGIPVDLGFILQLVVVIAIASFGIAGVGGGATFAAIAVLTMMGLDITVVAILVSIEALIDMARTALNISGSMLSGLLTAHSNKTLNNEQFDAAVVQPQNEQATI, encoded by the coding sequence ATGAGTATGGCGTTTATTATGTTAAGTCTTCTCTTTTTTGCTTTCTACTTTATGTTATCCAAGTTTAAAAAGCAGAAGAAGAGTTTTAATTATCGAGTATTAAGTGCGTTAGTGGGAGGTTTATTATTTGGTGGAGCAATCCAATTAGTCTTTGGTTATGGCAATGAATCACTGGCGGGTTTTTCTGAATTAATTACCGTTTTTGGTAAAGGCTATATTAAGTTGCTTCAGATGATCGTTATTCCATTGGTCTTTGTGGCAATGATCTCATCAATTATGAATGTTGATGGAAACGGTGCATTGTCTAAAATTGCGCCTAAAGTGATTGGGGTATTATTATTTACTGTTGCAATCTCTGCGATTATTGGTGTCGCTAGTATCTACCTATTTGGTATTGATGCAAATACGCTGGTTAACTCAATTGGAAGCAGTGATGCGGTTGCGGCACGTGGTCAATCTATTATGTCAGCGCAGAGCTCACTGGCAGATAAAGGACTTTCTGGTCTTGCACTTTCAATTATTCCTTCGAATATTTTTGATATGTTAACAGGGTCACAACGAACTTCAACGTTATCCACGGTTCTGTTTGGTATGTTCCTTGGTTATTGTGTACTCCAAGTTAAAAAGCGTAAGCCAGAAAAAATACAAAGTTTTATTGATTTTATCAATGCAGCGAAAGAAGTGGTACTTTCAATGGTTCGTGAAATCCTGAAACTGACGCCATACGGTGTATTTGCACTGATGACTAAGTTTATGATGACCAATAACTTATTTGCTCTTGCTGAAATGGGACGCTTCTTAGTGGCAAGTTATGCCGCTATCACTGCCATGTACCTTGTTCATCTTGTCATGGTCTCAATGTTTGGTCTTTCTCCTAAACAGTTTATGAAGAAGACTTGGCCAGTATTGGTGTTTGGTTTTGGTTCTCGTTCAAGTATGGCGGCTATTCCTCTTAATGTTGATACGCAAACCAAAACAATGGGGGTGGATGAAGAGACGGCAAATATGTCTGCGACTTTTGGAACAAGCATTGGCCAGAATGGTTGTGCGGGAATTTACCCTGCTATGTTAGCAATTATGGCGGCACAAGTGATGGGTATCCCTGTTGATCTTGGTTTCATCCTTCAGTTGGTTGTGGTGATTGCAATTGCTTCATTTGGTATTGCTGGTGTGGGTGGTGGTGCAACGTTTGCCGCTATCGCAGTATTAACGATGATGGGCTTAGATATTACCGTTGTAGCAATTTTAGTCTCGATTGAAGCATTGATAGATATGGCGCGTACGGCACTGAATATCTCTGGTTCTATGTTATCTGGCCTATTAACTGCGCATAGTAATAAAACATTAAATAACGAGCAGTTTGATGCTGCAGTGGTTCAACCACAAAATGAACAAGCAACAATTTAA
- the glgA gene encoding glycogen synthase GlgA produces the protein MASKQLKILFIASEVEGLAKTGGLADVAKSLPQALIEQGHDVRVVMPFYRSIKNREQAKLVKACTLPSFSGSPEQDYNLMEMQLDQTLVYGIDASQYYDRKELYAENNQAYQDNGERFAFFSAAALDCAEQIGFKPDIVHCNDWHTGLVPYLLKYRYQDSAFYQNSKSVITIHNAVFQGIYSYYELKFIPELLANFNLQFEQHIDYVNFLKAGVLCADKINAVSPTYAEELTSYLGAHGLSDQFASRRDDLSGIINGCDYGDWNPELDKDIPQKYRANLNSMVRGKNACKKALQAEVGLPVGDIPIYGMVCRLTEQKGIHFLLPILTEFLKNQVQVVIVGTGDPVLAKELHAIAAQYPNKLAFVEAYNNRLAHWVEAGSDFFMMPSLFEPCGLNQLYSMVYGTLPIVRAVGGLADTVIDFDNEPEEATGFSFLTPEPMTLLVTLQRSLLFYIQEKNEFRQVQLRAMGKKFLWSDVAKEYHALYKQLV, from the coding sequence TTGGCTTCTAAACAATTGAAGATTCTTTTTATTGCATCTGAAGTTGAAGGGTTAGCGAAAACTGGAGGCTTAGCAGATGTTGCTAAGTCTCTGCCGCAAGCATTAATTGAACAAGGACATGATGTCCGTGTTGTAATGCCTTTCTATCGTTCAATTAAGAATCGTGAACAAGCAAAATTAGTTAAAGCATGCACATTGCCGAGTTTTTCTGGCTCTCCTGAGCAAGATTATAACTTGATGGAAATGCAGCTTGATCAAACTTTAGTTTATGGTATCGATGCTAGCCAGTACTATGATCGTAAAGAGCTTTATGCTGAAAATAATCAAGCATATCAGGATAACGGCGAGCGTTTTGCTTTCTTTAGTGCTGCCGCATTAGATTGTGCTGAACAGATCGGGTTTAAACCAGATATCGTTCACTGTAATGACTGGCATACCGGGTTAGTTCCTTATTTACTTAAATATCGCTACCAAGATAGTGCTTTTTATCAAAATAGTAAAAGTGTTATTACGATTCATAATGCGGTATTTCAGGGGATTTACTCCTATTATGAGCTTAAATTCATTCCTGAGTTATTGGCAAACTTTAATCTGCAATTTGAACAACATATCGATTACGTTAACTTCCTTAAAGCTGGCGTTTTATGTGCCGATAAGATCAATGCCGTTAGCCCGACTTATGCTGAAGAGTTAACGTCCTATCTTGGTGCTCATGGTCTGTCTGATCAGTTTGCTAGCCGCCGTGATGATCTTTCTGGGATTATTAATGGTTGTGATTATGGCGACTGGAACCCAGAGTTAGATAAAGACATTCCACAAAAATATCGTGCTAATTTAAATAGTATGGTTCGTGGTAAGAATGCTTGCAAAAAGGCCTTACAAGCCGAAGTGGGACTCCCTGTTGGTGATATTCCTATTTATGGGATGGTTTGTCGTTTAACCGAACAAAAAGGTATTCATTTTCTACTACCGATCCTGACTGAATTCTTGAAGAATCAAGTTCAAGTGGTGATTGTCGGGACAGGTGATCCGGTATTAGCAAAAGAGTTGCATGCCATTGCTGCTCAATACCCAAATAAGTTGGCATTTGTTGAAGCTTATAACAACCGTTTAGCCCACTGGGTTGAAGCTGGTTCAGACTTCTTTATGATGCCATCTTTATTTGAACCTTGTGGTTTAAATCAACTTTATAGCATGGTGTATGGAACGTTACCTATCGTACGAGCTGTCGGTGGTTTAGCCGATACGGTGATTGATTTTGATAATGAACCAGAAGAAGCAACAGGTTTTAGCTTCCTAACTCCTGAGCCAATGACGCTGTTAGTGACCCTACAACGAAGCTTACTTTTCTATATCCAAGAGAAGAATGAATTCCGTCAAGTTCAATTACGAGCGATGGGGAAAAAATTCCTTTGGAGTGATGTCGCAAAAGAGTATCATGCGCTATATAAGCAGCTAGTTTAA
- the glgC gene encoding glucose-1-phosphate adenylyltransferase, which yields MAGILGMVLAGGEGSRLRPLTNSRTKPAVPFGGSYRLIDFALNNFINADLMRVYVLTQFKSQSLYGHMKKAWTVSTITDRFIDPIPAQMRTGKNWYEGTADAIYQNMTFMQNAQPEHVCIFGSDHIYKMDIRQMIDFHKEKSAVLTVSAIRMPLSEASSFGVIEVNEDGRMIGFEEKPANPKSLPNDPDHALVSMGNYVFEAKTLYRELEEDAADENSTHDFGHDIIPKLFPNNPVYVYDFSTHYIDGEKKTVYWRDVGTIHSYWQAHMDLLMDDAPFTLYNRKHPLHTHYPALPPATFIDKNGVRAEVHNSLVSAGSYIQAAQIDHSVLGFRSNVAEGSIVTESVLLGDVKIGANCVIKRAIIDKYVEIAPGTVIGENIEEDRQRFHVSDEGIVVIEKGMKVGF from the coding sequence ATGGCTGGAATTTTAGGTATGGTACTTGCGGGTGGCGAAGGCTCTCGTTTACGTCCATTAACAAACTCTCGAACAAAACCTGCAGTGCCGTTTGGTGGTAGTTATCGCCTGATTGATTTTGCATTGAATAACTTCATTAATGCCGATTTAATGCGAGTTTACGTTTTAACGCAATTTAAATCACAATCTCTTTATGGGCACATGAAGAAAGCGTGGACGGTTTCGACTATCACCGATCGCTTTATCGATCCAATTCCTGCGCAGATGCGTACCGGTAAAAACTGGTATGAAGGAACGGCGGATGCGATTTATCAAAATATGACTTTCATGCAAAATGCACAACCTGAACATGTATGTATTTTCGGTAGTGATCATATTTATAAAATGGATATTCGTCAGATGATTGATTTCCATAAAGAAAAGTCGGCTGTGTTAACGGTTTCAGCGATTCGTATGCCGTTGAGCGAAGCGTCTTCTTTTGGTGTTATCGAAGTCAATGAAGACGGTCGTATGATCGGATTTGAAGAGAAACCAGCAAATCCAAAATCACTACCAAATGATCCTGATCACGCGTTAGTATCTATGGGTAACTATGTCTTTGAAGCAAAAACGCTATACCGTGAACTAGAAGAAGATGCCGCGGATGAGAATTCGACTCATGACTTTGGTCACGATATCATTCCTAAATTATTCCCTAATAACCCTGTTTATGTTTATGACTTCAGCACTCACTACATTGATGGGGAAAAGAAAACGGTTTACTGGCGTGATGTTGGTACTATCCACTCTTACTGGCAGGCACATATGGATCTGCTAATGGATGATGCACCGTTTACACTGTATAACCGTAAGCATCCGCTACATACACATTACCCAGCGTTACCACCTGCCACCTTTATTGATAAGAATGGGGTTCGTGCTGAAGTTCACAACAGTTTAGTTTCTGCGGGTAGTTATATTCAAGCGGCACAAATTGACCATTCTGTTTTAGGTTTCCGCTCGAATGTGGCAGAAGGCTCAATAGTCACTGAATCTGTTCTTCTTGGTGATGTGAAGATTGGTGCAAACTGCGTAATTAAGCGTGCCATTATCGATAAATATGTTGAAATTGCCCCAGGCACGGTGATTGGCGAGAATATTGAAGAGGATCGTCAGCGTTTTCATGTTTCAGATGAAGGTATTGTTGTGATTGAAAAAGGAATGAAAGTTGGCTTCTAA
- a CDS encoding LysR family transcriptional regulator has protein sequence MAANQLGISQSAMSHILNQGRDLFNDPLLVRGQKEMLLTDRAKELQIQLEQLLSSVSSLFKTTKFDPSEAVGKIRFTLCDFSAEKCIAPLLTYVAELAPLLEIEYVPFIADPDWLIQENKIELYIGHPSRLLGIHQERIAHHSWCFFAQKNKLSSNQLKLAAPSAQFNLISNQSLLTNDCQFESESMLVLQHGLQSEYYSVRLPSHMAYLMEKLPNIDQLEYTPSSEDEDMDIVMAWSEKWHDNPLHHWFRNQLSRIYLEQLFPNIITEQSNDRV, from the coding sequence ATGGCTGCAAATCAATTGGGTATTTCTCAATCGGCAATGAGCCATATCTTAAATCAGGGAAGAGATCTTTTTAATGATCCCTTACTGGTACGAGGTCAAAAAGAGATGTTACTGACTGATAGAGCAAAAGAGTTGCAAATTCAACTGGAGCAGCTGCTAAGTTCAGTCTCTTCGCTCTTTAAAACAACTAAATTTGATCCTTCAGAGGCAGTTGGCAAAATACGTTTTACTCTGTGTGACTTCTCCGCTGAAAAATGCATCGCGCCTCTACTCACTTATGTTGCTGAACTAGCTCCTCTACTCGAAATTGAGTATGTTCCTTTTATAGCCGATCCTGATTGGTTGATTCAAGAAAACAAAATTGAGCTATATATTGGCCACCCTTCTCGCTTATTAGGTATCCATCAAGAACGTATTGCTCATCACAGCTGGTGTTTTTTCGCTCAAAAAAATAAGTTATCTAGCAATCAGCTGAAGTTAGCCGCCCCTTCCGCTCAATTTAACCTCATCTCCAATCAATCTCTGTTAACGAATGACTGCCAATTTGAGTCAGAATCAATGTTGGTATTACAACATGGTTTACAGTCTGAATATTATAGCGTTCGTCTTCCTTCTCACATGGCGTATTTAATGGAAAAATTACCCAATATTGATCAGTTAGAATACACACCGAGCTCAGAAGACGAGGACATGGATATTGTTATGGCTTGGAGTGAAAAATGGCATGATAACCCTCTACATCACTGGTTTCGGAATCAATTATCACGGATCTATTTAGAACAATTATTCCCAAATATAATCACTGAACAATCAAATGACAGAGTGTAG
- a CDS encoding LysR family transcriptional regulator, with the protein MFSTSSKQLQQLDLNLLLGLTILLEECHISHAAQKLCITQPAMSQMLVKLRQLFDDPLLVKQGKTFTCSPLANQLKPQLQQILIQAENILKPPQFDPQNSQGTIKFATQDYSTSTMIEGLLRLIKPQAPNLKLKFVRTTEDLYQQLEQGEVDLIIGGLDAPPASIHARRVLLESCVAVSSRDHPLATKRGLTLADIAQYPQAKYTPKGISEATVSQRFRQHNLKRNITFRSSSMMVLIASLKAGKHVGFVAQNTLTDELIELDVNFTLPDLDVFVYWHARSHQNPLHQWFRQQLFNFAAKSHPQIKQDKLLINK; encoded by the coding sequence ATGTTTTCAACCTCATCAAAACAACTACAACAACTTGACCTCAACCTTCTTCTCGGGCTCACGATACTTTTAGAAGAGTGTCATATTAGCCATGCGGCGCAAAAGTTATGTATAACGCAGCCAGCTATGAGTCAGATGCTTGTAAAATTACGACAACTTTTTGATGATCCCCTATTAGTTAAACAGGGTAAAACCTTTACATGTTCTCCTCTTGCCAACCAATTAAAACCACAACTCCAGCAGATACTCATCCAAGCTGAGAATATTTTAAAACCGCCCCAATTTGATCCTCAAAATAGCCAAGGAACGATCAAGTTTGCAACTCAAGACTATTCCACCAGCACGATGATTGAAGGGTTATTACGATTAATTAAGCCACAAGCCCCTAATTTAAAATTAAAATTTGTTCGCACTACCGAGGACCTCTATCAACAATTAGAACAAGGAGAAGTTGACTTGATTATTGGGGGTCTAGATGCGCCGCCTGCGTCTATCCATGCTCGTCGAGTATTATTAGAGTCCTGTGTGGCAGTCTCTAGCCGAGATCACCCATTAGCAACTAAAAGGGGACTCACTCTTGCTGATATTGCTCAATATCCACAAGCAAAATACACCCCCAAAGGTATTAGTGAAGCAACGGTCTCACAACGCTTCAGACAACACAATCTTAAGCGTAATATTACCTTTAGATCGAGTTCAATGATGGTATTAATTGCATCATTAAAAGCAGGAAAACATGTCGGTTTTGTCGCACAAAACACCTTAACAGATGAACTCATTGAATTAGATGTTAACTTTACCTTACCTGATTTGGACGTTTTCGTTTATTGGCATGCACGATCACACCAAAACCCACTACATCAATGGTTTCGACAGCAATTATTCAATTTTGCCGCCAAAAGTCACCCTCAAATAAAGCAAGATAAGCTTCTAATAAATAAGTAA
- a CDS encoding AMP-binding protein → MEKILPTQALLQWKDEKPNTTFLRQIDQRQFVDYRFQDVANQALTITAALQNLGLERGDKVALMSKNCAEWFITDLAMMFGGFISVPIFPTAGKETIEHVLSHSESKVLFIGKLDSTKVIEEIDLTNLTTISLPYPTTSCQHTWQSLLESNTPITNIQHPEFKDVMSIVYTSGTSGLPKGAVLTYEGFSWTSIQLIKHLQLADNERLFSYLPLAHITERVYILGTSVIGGVQVAFPESLETFIDDVKMQRPTLFVSVPRLWTLFQQRILEKLPQKKLNFLLKIPFVSSLIKKKLADGLGLDQARVLGCGSAPVSAGLLRWYESIGLNITEAWGMTESFAYGTINYPFNSDKIGTVGHASLGVEIKIAEEDGEILVRSEGLFAGYYKNPEATAETIIDGWLHTGDIGSLDNQGYLSIQGRKNDTFKTAKGKFVSPVPIEKRIFELTKIEQLCVVGSGMPGPILLAIPHHFPNFDRQRYLKKLNRALKQINSELESHAKIRGILVIDEPWSIDNGILTPTLKIRRHMLEKNYHDIGLNWPNDKQVIWEDEL, encoded by the coding sequence GTGGAAAAAATATTACCAACACAAGCGTTATTACAGTGGAAGGATGAGAAACCTAATACGACGTTTCTCCGTCAGATCGATCAACGTCAATTTGTTGATTACCGCTTTCAAGATGTTGCCAATCAAGCACTCACCATAACAGCCGCATTACAAAATTTAGGTCTTGAACGCGGGGACAAAGTCGCGTTGATGTCCAAAAATTGTGCCGAATGGTTTATTACCGATTTAGCCATGATGTTTGGTGGCTTTATTAGCGTTCCGATCTTCCCAACGGCAGGAAAAGAGACCATTGAGCATGTGTTGTCTCATAGTGAATCTAAAGTCCTATTTATTGGTAAACTCGACAGTACCAAGGTCATTGAAGAGATTGATTTAACTAATCTAACGACAATCTCTCTGCCTTATCCAACAACCTCGTGTCAGCATACTTGGCAATCACTTTTAGAGAGCAATACACCAATCACTAATATCCAGCATCCTGAATTCAAGGATGTTATGTCTATTGTATATACATCTGGTACCTCAGGACTCCCTAAAGGAGCGGTGCTAACCTATGAAGGGTTTTCATGGACATCAATCCAGTTGATTAAACATCTGCAATTAGCTGACAATGAACGCCTATTTAGTTATCTACCACTGGCACATATTACTGAACGTGTATACATTCTAGGTACCTCTGTGATTGGAGGGGTTCAAGTTGCATTCCCTGAGTCATTAGAGACCTTTATTGATGATGTCAAGATGCAAAGGCCGACGCTCTTTGTTTCGGTTCCTAGACTTTGGACACTATTCCAACAACGTATTCTTGAAAAACTGCCACAAAAGAAACTGAACTTTCTACTCAAAATTCCATTTGTCTCCTCTTTAATTAAGAAGAAACTAGCAGACGGTTTAGGACTTGATCAGGCGAGAGTGCTCGGTTGTGGATCAGCCCCCGTATCAGCAGGATTATTACGTTGGTATGAATCGATCGGACTGAACATCACTGAAGCTTGGGGAATGACCGAATCTTTTGCATACGGGACGATTAACTACCCATTTAACAGCGATAAAATAGGCACTGTCGGTCATGCTAGTCTCGGTGTAGAAATTAAAATTGCCGAAGAAGATGGGGAAATTCTTGTTCGAAGCGAAGGGTTATTTGCCGGTTATTATAAAAACCCTGAAGCGACAGCTGAAACGATTATTGATGGTTGGCTCCACACAGGAGATATTGGCTCATTAGATAATCAAGGTTACCTCTCAATCCAAGGACGAAAAAATGATACCTTTAAAACAGCCAAAGGTAAGTTTGTCTCTCCTGTACCGATTGAGAAACGTATTTTTGAATTAACAAAAATTGAACAGCTTTGTGTGGTTGGATCGGGGATGCCAGGACCCATTTTGCTCGCTATCCCCCACCACTTTCCCAATTTTGATCGACAACGTTATTTGAAGAAACTGAATCGCGCGTTAAAACAGATCAATAGTGAACTAGAATCACACGCAAAAATTCGAGGTATTTTAGTGATTGATGAACCATGGAGCATTGATAATGGCATCTTAACACCAACACTTAAAATTCGTCGTCATATGTTAGAGAAGAACTATCACGATATAGGGCTAAATTGGCCGAATGATAAACAGGTTATCTGGGAGGATGAACTGTAA
- a CDS encoding DUF406 family protein — protein sequence MTDQVEAPCEACGCAGEMGFIIKAGDEVATVTIFANGANVLLAELEQYLAIAREVNANMEYEATAVDENSTQLDARIQFECSAEKIIFELKSRSLNR from the coding sequence ATGACTGATCAAGTAGAAGCACCATGTGAAGCTTGCGGCTGTGCAGGCGAAATGGGCTTTATTATTAAAGCTGGAGACGAAGTGGCAACCGTCACTATTTTTGCTAACGGAGCAAATGTTTTACTCGCTGAGCTAGAACAGTACCTTGCTATCGCTCGCGAAGTTAACGCTAACATGGAATACGAAGCAACCGCTGTTGATGAAAACAGTACTCAGCTTGATGCGCGTATTCAATTTGAATGTAGCGCAGAAAAAATCATTTTTGAATTAAAGAGTCGCTCTTTAAATCGATAA
- a CDS encoding XdhC family protein, whose product MQLTDINLLSGLQKWLAEGEEFWLCTVLATYGSAPRPQGSLFAWNGKTRLGSISGGCLEDAFIEKLNRNEISDLPAVFRYGKELIADDIQVELPCGGTIQLLVEKISDKSEHFTKMFELAEQHQSFVRYVDLQSGERSYLPQDHSISTAIKLDDRGVTIRYDQVWSILILGISQVSEWVAKMALMAGYSVEICDMRESLAASWTFDKQAGGVDVTWISPDLFIDKFAHRQSAIVALAHDPRIDDLGLMAAVEGDAYYIGAMGSLKTSEKRFERLERIGDFTPQQLDRLHAPIGLPIGSKTPFEIAIAILADIISKRNQIELVKAN is encoded by the coding sequence ATGCAGCTCACTGATATTAATCTTTTATCAGGACTGCAAAAGTGGTTGGCTGAGGGGGAAGAGTTCTGGTTGTGTACTGTATTAGCAACTTATGGCTCTGCGCCTCGGCCACAAGGTTCTCTTTTTGCATGGAATGGTAAAACAAGGTTAGGTTCTATCTCTGGCGGCTGTTTAGAGGACGCATTTATAGAGAAATTGAACCGCAATGAAATCTCTGATTTACCGGCTGTTTTTCGTTACGGCAAAGAGCTTATTGCTGATGATATTCAAGTCGAGCTACCTTGTGGTGGGACGATTCAATTATTGGTTGAGAAGATCTCTGATAAGTCGGAACATTTTACTAAAATGTTTGAATTAGCTGAGCAGCATCAATCATTTGTTCGTTATGTTGATCTTCAGAGTGGAGAGCGGAGTTATTTACCGCAAGATCATTCGATATCAACAGCAATTAAGCTGGATGATCGAGGTGTCACCATTCGCTACGATCAGGTTTGGTCGATCTTGATCTTAGGGATTAGCCAAGTCAGTGAGTGGGTCGCTAAAATGGCGTTAATGGCGGGTTATTCGGTCGAAATTTGTGATATGCGTGAATCGCTTGCTGCAAGCTGGACGTTTGATAAACAGGCGGGTGGCGTCGATGTCACATGGATCTCACCTGATCTTTTCATTGATAAGTTTGCTCACCGTCAATCAGCGATAGTTGCTCTGGCTCATGATCCTCGTATTGACGATTTAGGGCTAATGGCGGCAGTAGAAGGAGATGCGTATTATATCGGAGCGATGGGATCGTTAAAAACCAGTGAGAAGCGTTTTGAACGGCTTGAACGGATTGGTGACTTTACACCGCAACAACTTGATCGCCTACATGCGCCTATCGGTTTACCCATTGGCAGTAAAACCCCATTTGAAATTGCGATTGCCATATTGGCCGATATCATTAGTAAGCGTAATCAAATTGAGTTGGTGAAGGCGAATTAA